The genomic stretch ATGCTACAGGGAAGATTTTGCGAAAGGCTTTACGGAAAGAGTTGTTAGGAAAGTAAAACGTATAATTGGAAGCGATTTCAATAGGAGGCGGTACTATGGAATCTATTGTATATGATAAGGATAAACAAGTGGCCACAATCATTTTAAATCGACCGGAAGCGATGAACGCATTTAACTACGACATGCTATGTGAATTAGAGCAAGTGATAGAAAAAGCTCGTATTGATCCAGATGTGCGAGTTGTGAAATTTATCGGTGCAGGTGAAAGAGCATTTAGTGTGGGAGCGGATTTGAAAGAAAGAAAAACGCTTACTGATCAAGAAGTAAAGCGAAATATCTTTAAAATTGGTGAAGTGTTTTCTAAAATTGAGCAACTTCCACAACCTACGCTTGCAATCATTAACGGTTATGCCTTTGGTGGAGGTATGGAACTAGCTTTAGCCTGTGATTTTCGATTTGCTGGGGAAGATGTAGGTCTTGGGTTAACTGAAACAAGCTTGGGAATTATCCCTGGTGCTGGTGGGACTCAACGCTTACCTCGCATTGTTGGGGAAACCAAAGCACTTGAGCTAATTCTAACAGCAGAGCGGTTACTAGCACACGAAGCAGAAAAGATTGGCTTAGTGACAAAGGTTAGCCCGCTCCACGAATTAAACGATGTTGTTGACTGTTTTATTAGCCGTATATTAGCAAATGCACCAATTGCTTTGCAGCAAGCGAAATTTGCTATTAAAGAAGGAATGAAAGTAGATTTGCAGACAGGCTTGCAAATTGAAAGGAAAGCTTATGAGTTAACGATTCCAACAGAAGATCGTATTGAAGCTCTAACAGCCTTTGCTGAGAAACGAAAGCCAATTTTTAAAGGAAGATAAATAGAGTGAAAAAGAACTGTCGATAGCGGCAGTTCTTTTTTTATAAGAAGGGATAAAAGGGAACCTTCCCATATAAAATAGAGAATTCAATAATCTTGTTCTAAATCTCAGGATGAAACCTACAATAATAATAGTTGATAACTGTTTGTACACTTTTGGAAAGTTTTAAAAGGAGGGGTTTATATGAAGAAGATAGTACTTGGTTCGTTTATTCTATTTGTTATATACGCTGTATTAATATGGCTTTACTTATTTCAATGGAGCGACACTTCTATTCCTGATGCGTTAAAAGGGACAAGTGCGGATCCGGCTACTTTTATGAATGAAAGAGAGCTTGTATTAGCGCAAGAATACTCACAAATAAAAGATTTTTTATTCTTTCTCTCTGTGCCGTATGAATGGTTAAGCTTTGTTTTAGTTCTAGTACTAGGATTCTCGCGTAAATTTAGTAAGTGGGCAAAAGACATTACAAAAATGAAGCCTTTGCAAACTGCTATTTATGTATTCTGGCTATCGTTGCTTTTACAAGTATTTACGTTCCCGCTTGATTGGATTAGTTACAAATTATCGATGGCGTATAATATTACAACGCAGCCTTTTACAAGCTGGATGAAGGATGTGACCACTGACTTTTGGGTAAGCCTTGTTATGATGTGGGTAATCGTGTTTGTTCTATATACTTTAATCACCAAGTCCCCAAACAGGTGGTGGTTTTATGCATGGTTATTATCAATTCCTTTTACTTTATTTATCACATTTATTCAGCCGGTTGTCATCGATCCTTTGTATAACGATTTTTATCCGTTAAAAGATAAGCAGCTAGAAGAAAAAATTCTCCGCTTAGCAGATGAAGCGTCCATTCCTACGGATCATGTATATGAAGTGAATATGTCCGAAAAGACAAATTCAATGAACGCGTATGTAACAGGGATAGGTGCAAACTCAAGAATTGTACTTTGGGATACTACTTTAAATAAACTAAGTGATAATGAAATTTTATTTATCATGGCTCATGAAATGGGTCATTACGTGAAAAAGCATATCTATGTTGGAATTGCCAGTGCTCTAGTGCTTTCTTTGGTTGGGTTATGGGTGACAAAGAGACTGGCGGACATGATAATGCGTAGATGGGGAACTAATATAAAGGTTAAATCGTTGCAGGATGTATCATCATTACCGCTAATTTTGCTATTACTCTCTGTTCTTACGTTTGCGGTTAGCCCAGCTACAAACTTATTGTCCCGGCATCATGAAGTGCAATCAGATACGTATGCTTTAGAATTAACAGAAGACAAGGAAGCTGCGATTAAAACGTTTCAAGAACTTAGTCGTTCGGGTCTATCTCAGGTAAACCCTCCGTTTCTTGTGAAAGTATTTCGTTATAGCCATCCAACCATCTTAGAGAGAATCGAGTTTATGGAAGAGCATAATAAAGAAGAATAACTGTTATAAGGAAAGTAAATATTACTGAAAAACCACTAACAGCAAGGGTTTTAGGCGTAGAACCCTTGCTTATATAGAAAATTTGTAAAAGCAAGGGTTCATCTTTTGAATATACTGTTATATAATAATTTTTGTATAAGGTTATCTGTTTTATAACAAAGTGATAAGGAGGAGTTGTGGTTCTCATAACATTTAAAGTTATAAAAATAGCGGAATATTTCATATTACTTAACAAAGAAGCGGATGCATCCCGCTATACGCTGAATAAGATCCCACTTTCATTCTTGTAACTCTCACACTTATAAAGTTGATGTATTGTTTCTAAACAAATGCATGCAAGCGAATTAGTAGCTAATAGGAAAGCTAAAAAGAAGAGAAAATCGCAAGGGGGATATTAAAGTGAACGATTTAAGAGTAAAGCAATTAGAGAATAGTTGGAAAAATGATGAGCGTTGGAGTGGAATCGAAAGACCTTATTCAGCAGAGAAAGTAATTGGTTTAAGAGGCTCCATAGATATTGAACATACATTGGCTAGAAGGGGTGCCAATAAATTTTGGAATTTGCTTCAAACAGAAGACTACATTCATGCGTTAGGAGCATTAACTGGGAATCAAGCCGTTCAGCAAATAAAGGCAGGGTTAAAGGCTATTTATTTAAGCGGATGGCAAGTAGCGGCAGATGCCAACTTATCCGGCCATATGTATCCTGACCAAAGTTTGTATCCAGCTAATAGCGTTCCCCATGTTGTAAAAAGAATTAATCAAGCGCTCCAACGTGCCGACCAGATTCAACATCTAGAAGGAGAAGGAGAAGTTGATTACTTTGCTCCAATTATTGCAGATGCTGAAGCTGGGTTTGGCGGACAACTCAACGTATTTGAGTTGATGAAAGGTATGATTGAATCAGGTGCATCTGCGGTTCACTTTGAAGATCAGTTATCTTCAGAGAAGAAATGTGGTCATCTTGGAGGAAAAGTCTTACTTCCTACCCAAACGGCGGTTAAAAACTTGATTGCTGCTAGGTTAGCGGCAGATGTTATGGGAGTTCCTACTATATTAATTGCACGTACGGATGCAGATGCTGCAGATTTAATCACAAGTGATATTGATCCGGTTGATAAGCAATTTATTAGAGGAGAGAGAACTGCAGAAGGTTTTTATCGTACAAAAGCAGGGCTAGATCAAGCGATTGCTAGAGGATTAGCTTATGCACCGTATGCTGATTTAATTTGGTGTGAGACATCTGAGCCTAATTTAGCACAAGCACAACAATTTGCGGACGCAATTCATGAAAAGTTTCCTGGTAAAATGTTGGCGTATAACTGTTCACCTTCATTTAACTGGAAGAAAAAGCTGGATGCAAAAACGATTGAAAAGTTTCAAAGAGAAATTGCAAAGATGGGTTACAAATTTCAATTTGTTACGTTGGCGGGCTTCCATGCGCTTAATCATAGCATGTTTGAATTAGCTAGAGGCTATAAAGATAGAGGTATGGCGGCTTATTCGGAGCTGCAAGAGAGAGAGTTTAGTAGTGAAATAAATGGCTATACGGCAACAAGACATCAAAGAGAGGTAGGTACGGGTTACTTTGATGAGGTTGCTCAAGTTGTATCAGGTGGTACATCGTCTACAACAGCACTAAAAGGTTCAACGGAAGAAGAGCAGTTTACCAGCAAATAATAGAAAAACCAAAAACACAAGTGAAAGCCACTTGTGTTTTTTTATTGTGAGTAAAAATTACCCCTTTAATATAATTGAAAATTTAAACTTATTATTTAGGGATTGCCAAGTAGTATTTCATTTGTTATATTAATAAATGTTCTTAACGAACAGGTAACAAACAAGTTAAGAATGAAACAAAAAACAAAAAAGTTGTTGACAACAAGTTGATAACTTGGTAAGATAGTAAAGTCGTCTGAGAGCGACGGTTGAACTTTGAAAACTGAACAAAGCGACAAACGTCAACGTTAATTTTTTTAAACTTTTATGAGCAAGTCAAACATTTCTTCGGAGAGTTTGATCCTGGCTCAGGATGAACGCTGGCGGCGTGCCTAATACATGCAAGTCGAGCGAACTGATTAGAAGCTTGCTTCTATGACGTTAGCGGCGGACGGGTGAGTAACACGTGGGCAACCTGCCTGTAAGACTGGGATAACTCCGGGAAACCGGAGCTAATACCGGATAACATTTTCTCTTGCATAAGAGAAAATTGAAAGATGGTTTCGGCTATCACTTACAGATGGGCCCGCGGTGCATTAGCTAGTTGGTGAGGTAACGGCTCACCAAGGCAACGATGCATAGCCGACCTGAGAGGGTGATCGGCCACACTGGGACTGAGACACGGCCCAGACTCCTACGGGAGGCAGCAGTAGGGAATCTTCCGCAATGGACGAAAGTCTGACGGAGCAACGCCGCGTGAGTGATGAAGGCTTTCGGGTCGTAAAACTCTGTTGTTAGGGAAGAACAAGTACAAGAGTAACTGCTTGTACCTTGACGGTACCTAACCAGAAAGCCACGGCTAACTACGTGCCAGCAGCCGCGGTAATACGTAGGTGGCAAGCGTTATCCGGAATTATTGGGCGTAAAGCGCGCGCAGGCGGTTTCTTAAGTCTGATGTGAAAGCCCACGGCTCAACCGTGGAGGGTCATTGGAAACTGGGGAACTTGAGTGCAGAAGAGAAAAGCGGAATTCCACGTGTAGCGGTGAAATGCGTAGAGATGTGGAGGAACACCAGTGGCGAAGGCGGCTTTTTGGTCTGTAACTGACGCTGAGGCGCGAAAGCGTGGGGAGCAAACAGGATTAGATACCCTGGTAGTCCACGCCGTAAACGATGAGTGCTAAGTGTTAGAGGGTTTCCGCCCTTTAGTGCTGCAGCTAACGCATTAAGCACTCCGCCTGGGGAGTACGGTCGCAAGACTGAAACTCAAAGGAATTGACGGGGGCCCGCACAAGCGGTGGAGCATGTGGTTTAATTCGAAGCAACGCGAAGAACCTTACCAGGTCTTGACATCCTCTGACAACTCTAGAGATAGAGCGTTCCCCTTCGGGGGACAGAGTGACAGGTGGTGCATGGTTGTCGTCAGCTCGTGTCGTGAGATGTTGGGTTAAGTCCCGCAACGAGCGCAACCCTTGATCTTAGTTGCCAGCATTAAGTTGGGCACTCTAAGGTGACTGCCGGTGACAAACCGGAGGAAGGTGGGGATGACGTCAAATCATCATGCCCCTTATGACCTGGGCTACACACGTGCTACAATGGATGGTACAAAGGGCTGCAAGACCGCGAGGTCAAGCCAATCCCATAAAACCATTCTCAGTTCGGATTGTAGGCTGCAACTCGCCTACATGAAGCTGGAATCGCTAGTAATCGCGGATCAGCATGCCGCGGTGAATACGTTCCCGGGCCTTGTACACACCGCCCGTCACACCACGAGAGTTTGTAACACCCGAAGTCGGTGGGGTAACCTTTATGGAGCCAGCCGCCTAAGGTGGGACAGATGATTGGGGTGAAGTCGTAACAAGGTAGCCGTATCGGAAGGTGCGGCTGGATCACCTCCTTTCTAAGGATTTTTACAAGACGTACGTTTTGAAGCTTTGTTCAGTTTTGAGAGTTCAATCTCTCATTAATAGAAAGTACATCACTTTCTTCTTATCTAATAAGAAGAATTTTGAGTGCGATTGTTCTTTGAAAACTAGATAACAGTAATAGCTGAGGAAAAGTGAAACTTTTCTTTAATCAAACCAATAAATAACGCAACGCAAGTTGCACCATTTATTCGCTAATGGTTAAGTTAGAAAGGGCGCACGGTGAATGCCTTGGCACTAGGAGCCGATGAAGGACGGGACTAACACCGATATGCTTCGGGGAGCTGTAAGTAAGCTTTGATCCGGAGATTTCCGAATGGGGAAACCCACTGTTCGTAATGGAGCAGTATCTTTATCTGAATACATAGGATATTGAAGGCAGACCCGGGGAACTGAAACATCTAAGTACCCGGAGGAAGAGAAAGCAAATGCGATTTCCTGAGTAGCGGCGAGCGAAACGGAATTAGCCCAAACCAAGAGGCTTGCCTCTTGGGGTTGTAGGACACTCTATACGGAGTTACAAAGGAACGAGGTAAATGAAGAGGTCTGGAAAGGCCCGTCAAAGAAGGTAACAACCCTGTAGTTGAAACTTCGTTCCCTCTTGAGTGGATCCTGAGTACGGCGGAACACGTGAAATTCCGTCGGAAGCTGGGAGGACCATCTCCCAAGGCTAAATACTCCCTAGTGACCGATAGTGAACCAGTACCGTGAGGGAAAGGTGAAAAGCACCCCGGAAGGGGAGTGAAAGAGATCCTGAAACCGTGTGCCTACAAGTAGTCAGAGCCCGTTAATGGGTGATGGCGTGCCTTTTGTAGAATGAACCGGCGAGTTACGATCCCATGCAAGGTTAAGTTGAAGAGACGGAGCCGTAGCGAAAGCGAGTCTGAATAGGGCGTTTAGTATGTGGTTGTAGACCCGAAACCAGGTGATCTACCCATGTCCAGGGTGAAGTTCAGGTAACACTGAATGGAGGCCCGAACCCACGCACGTTGAAAAGTGCGGGGATGAGGTGTGGGTAGCGGAGAAATTCCAATCGAACCTGGAGATAGCTGGTTCTCTCCGAAATAGCTTTAGGGCTAGCCTCACGTAGTGAGAGTCTTGGAGGTAGAGCACTGATTGGACTAGGGGCCCCCAACGGGTTACCGAATTCAGTCAAACTCCGAATGCCAAAGACTTATCCGTGGGAGTCAGACTGCGAGTGATAAGATCCGTAGTCAAAAGGGAAACAGCCCAGACCACCAGCTAAGGTCCCCAAGTATACGTTAAGTGGAAAAGGATGTGGAGTTGCTTAGACAACCAGGATGTTGGCTTAGAAGCAGCCACCATTTAAAGAGTGCGTAATAGCTCACTGGTCGAGTGACTCTGCGCCGAAAATGTACCGGGGCTAAACGTATCACCGAAGCTGTGGATTGACATCTTTGATGTCAGTGGTAGGAGAGCGTTCTAAGTGCTGCGAAGCTAGACCGTAAGGACTGGTGGAGCGCTTAGAAGTGAGAATGCCGGTATGAGTAGCGAAAGACAAGTGAGAATCTTGTCCACCGAATGCCTAAGGTTTCCTGAGGAAGGCTCGTCCGCTCAGGGTTAGTCGGGACCTAAGCCGAGGCTGAAAAGCGTAGGCGATGGCCAACAGGTTGATATTCCTGTACCACCTCCCCGCCGTTTGAGTAATGGGGGGACGCAGGAGGATAGGGTAAGCGCGCTGCTGGATATGCGCGTTCAAGCAGTTAGGCTGATGAGTAGGCAAATCCGCTCATCATAAGGCTGAGCTGTGATGACGAGGGAAATATAGTACCGAAGTTCCTGATTCCACACTGCCAAGAAAAGCCTCTAGCGAGGCGGGAGGTGCCCGTACCGCAAACCGACACAGGTAGGCGAGGAGAGAATCCTAAGGTGATCGAGAGAACTCTCGTTAAGGAACTCGGCAAAATGACCCCGTAACTTCGGGAGAAGGGGTGCTCTGGTAGGGTGTATAGCCCGAGAGAGCCGCAGTGAATAGGCCCAGGCGACTGTTTAGCAAAAACACAGGTCTCTGCGAAGCCGCAAGGCGAAGTATAGGGGCTGACGCCTGCCCGGTGCTGGAAGGTTAAGAGGAGGGGTTATCCTTTGGGAGAAGCTCTGAATCGAAGCCCCAGTAAACGGCGGCCGTAACTATAACGGTCCTAAGGTAGCGAAATTCCTTGTCGGGTAAGTTCCGACCCGCACGAAAGGCGTAACGATCTGGGCACTGTCTCAACGAGAGACTCGGTGAAATTATAGTACCTGTGAAGATGCAGGTTACCCGCGACAGGACGGAAAGACCCCGTGGAGCTTTACTGTAGCCTGATATTGAATTTTGGTACAGCTTGTACAGGATAGGTAGGAGCCTGAGAAGCCGGAGCGCTAGCTTCGGTGGAGGCGTCGGTGGGATACTACCCTGGTTGTATTGAAATTCTAACCCGCAGCCCTGATCGGGCTGGGAGACAGTGTCAGGTGGGCAGTTTGACTGGGGCGGTCGCCTCCTAAAGAGTAACGGAGGCGCCCAAAGGTTCCCTCAGAATGGTTGGAAATCATTCGTAGAGTGTAAAGGCACAAGGGAGCTTGACTGCGAGACCTACAAGTCGAGCAGGGACGAAAGTCGGGCTTAGTGATCCGGTGGTTCCGCATGGAAGGGCCATCGCTCAACGGATAAAAGCTACCCCGGGGATAACAGGCTTATCTCCCCCAAGAGTCCACATCGACGGGGAGGTTTGGCACCTCGATGTCGGCTCATCGCATCCTGGGGCTGTAGTCGGTCCCAAGGGTTGGGCTGTTCGCCCATTAAAGCGGTACGCGAGCTGGGTTCAGAACGTCGTGAGACAGTTCGGTCCCTATCCGTCGTGGGCGTAGGAAATTTGAGAGGAGCTGTCCTTAGTACGAGAGGACCGGGATGGACACACCGCTGGTGTACCAGTTGTCTTGCCAAAGGCATCGCTGGGTAGCTATGTGTGGACGGGATAAGTGCTGAAAGCATCTAAGCATGAAGCCCCCCTCAAGATGAGATTTCCCATAGCGCAAGCTAGTAAGATCCCTGAAAGATGATCAGGTTGATAGGTCAGAGGTGGAAGCACGGTGACGTGTGTAGCTGACTGATACTAATCGATCGAGGACTTAACCAAATTAGAAAAGCGAAGGCGACTGTTCAATTGTGAAAGGCGTTGGAGCTTCTGATAGGGAAACCGCTTTTTGGTTTCAATAACAGAAGTGAAACGACCGAACAATTAGGAGCCGTAGCTAGACAGTAAACTTAGTACTCAGCAAAATGTTATCTAGTTTTGAGAGAATAATCTCAATTCATGTCTGGTGGCGATAGCAGAGAGGTCACACCCGTTCCCATGCCGAACACGGAAGTTAAGTTCTCTAGCGCCGATGGTAGTTGGGACTTTGTCCCTGTGAGAGTAGGACGTTGCCAGGCATTTAAATTGGCCCGTTGGTCAAGTGGTTAAGACACCGCCCTTTCACGGCGGTAACACGGGTTCGAATCCCGTACGGGTCACCACTTATTTTTATATAAGAAATTTGGAGGATTAGCTCAGCTGGGAGAGCACCTGCCTTACAAGCAGGGGGTCGGCGGTTCGATCCCGTCATCCTCCACCATTTATTTAAGCTGGAGGGGTAGCGAAGTGGCTAAACGCGGCGGACTGTAAATCCGCTCCTTCGGGTTCGGCAGTTCGAATCTGCCCCCCTCCACCATTTTATTGGGCTATAGCCAAGCGGTAAGGCAACGGACTTTGACTCCGTCATGCGTTGGTTCGAATCCAGCTAGCCCAGCCATTAAGAGCCATTAGCTCAGTTGGTAGAGCATCTGACTTTTAATCAGAGGGTCGAAGGTTCGAGTCCTTCATGGCTCATATTAAGCGCCCGTAGCTCAATTGGATAGAGCGTTTGACTACGGATCAAAAGGTTAGGGGTTCGACTCCTCTCGGGCGCGCCATAGAACGGGAAGTAGCTCAGCTTGGTAGAGCACTTGGTTTGGGACCAAGGGGTCGCAGGTTCGAATCCTGTCTTCCCGACCAGGAAATATTCTTGACTTATATATGCGGGTGTAGTTTAATGGTAAAACCTCAGCCTTCCAAGCTGATGTCGTGAGTTCGATTCTCATCACCCGCTCCATAACGGGCCTATAGCTCAGCTGGTTAGAGCGCACGCCTGATAAGCGTGAGGTCGGTGGTTCGAGTCCACTTAGGCCCACTAAAAAAGAGCATCTAGTTAAGATGCTCTTTTTTCATGTAGATGTTCTTAAAAGAGATTGATATTGAAGAGACAAGTCATAAAATGCAGTACGATCTCGTTCATCTAATGCATAGTTAATTTGCGTTTCTAAAATGGTTTTTTTGTGTTTAAATAAGGCATCGTCAATAAGCATGTCAATGTACATATCAAGCACGTTATCAGCTTCGCGAATTTTTCTTTTGCGAGCGAGGGATTTCATCATCTCGGCGTACGATTTTTCATTGTTCATCCATCATCACCTCTGCAGCCTTTTTCTTAGTATATAGAGTAAGGAACAAAAAAACAACTAATTTTCTAAATTTTTAGACTTATTTTATTGTATAGTGACCAGACAAATATAAATGTTTGAGCACCTTTTGTTTCGGTAATGAAAGTAGTACAATGTTGATTAAGTTAGTAGTCATCAGTTAGGAGATTAAGTAATGGACTTTGATAAAATTAAAGAATACTTAACGCTTGAAGGTGTGCTTGAACTTTTAGAAGAATATCAATCATTTGGTATTATACCGGGACTATTACTTCCTATTCTTGAAGCATTTATTCCGATTTTACCTCTGTTTGCTTTTGTTATGGCAAATGCTGCTGCATTTGGCTTATGGTTAGGTTTTCTAATTTCGTGGGTTGGGTCGTGCGTAGGGTCAATTATTGTTTTCCTTATCTTTCGTCGATATGGACAAGCACGCTTCTTGAATTTTATAAGTAGGCATGCTCAAATTCGAAAGATTATGGCCTGGGTTGAACGCCATGGTTTTGGTCCACTGTTTTTAATGCTATGCTTTCCTTTCACTCCATCAGCTGCTATTAATGTTGTTGCTGGCTTATCCAGAGTCAGTATGCCACAATTTGTGTTAGCGGTTTTAGCAGGAAAAATGGTAATGATTTTTATGATGAGCTTTATAGGAGCTGACTTTATCTCCTTCGTACAACAGCCGACAAAAGCTATTGTTGTTTTAATTGTTATTTTTGTATTATGGGTTGTAGGAAAACAAATTGAGAGGCGCCTAAATGTTCGTATGAACCAGTAGAATAAATGAAGAGGAATTTTCTTTTCTGAATTCATGATTTCGCTTTAGTGGAATATATGTTAAAATAAGGATAAAATTAGCAGGTTTTGCTACACTTTCTAGAATCCCTACACGTTCTTTACCTCACCTTAATCTGTTGATTTCCCTGTTTTCTGAAAAGTTATGAATGTTTTGGGCAATTCTCTACTACATATGTTAGTAAAAGGGTTGTTTAATTCATCGCTTTTGCACATGATTTACGAATACGACGTGCTTGTCGTCAAGTAAAAGGGGGCTATGCATAGTATGGAGGCAAGCCTGTTCTTAAGAACGTTCATACTATGTGGTAGGAGATGAGATTAAAAGACAAGGTGGCAATTATTACAGGCGCTGCAAATGGATTAGGCTTTGAAGCTGCACGGATTTTTGCAAAAGAAGGAGCAAAAGTGGCACTCGTTGATTATGACCAAGCTTTAGGTGAAGAGAAAGCACAGGTTTTACGAAATGAAGGTGGAGACGTCACATTCTTTCAAGTCAATGTTGCAGATCGTGATAACGTAGATGGGATGGTAGAAGAAGTAGTAGAAACCTATAGCAAAATAGACATTTTAGTTAACAATGCAGGAATTACCAGAGATGCAATGCTAACTAAGTTAACAATGGAAGACTTTCAAGCAGTTATTAACGTTAACTTGACGGGTGTTTTTAACTGTACGCAAGCTGTTGTGCCTCATATGGTAGCTCAAGGCAGTGGGAAAATTATTAGTACGTCGTCTGTTTCAGGCGTATATGGGAACGTTGGACAAACCAATTACGCAGCAGCAAAAGCCGCGGTTGTAGGAATGACTAAGACTTGGGCAAAAGAACTTGGGCGTAAAGGAATTAACGTAAACGCTGTTGCACCAGGATTTATTGAAACGAATATGGTAGCTGCTGTTCCAGAGAAGGTCATTAACCAAATGAAATCAACCATACCGCTTCAAAGGTTAGGACAGCCTTCTGATATTGGCTATGCATACTTATATTTAGCATCAGATGAATCCAATTATGTAAACGGAACCGTATTACATGTCGATGGTGGAATTATGATGTAATAGGAAAAATAAACCGTTTTGGTAACGAGCCAAAACGGTTTATTTTATTGGATTTCTTTATGTAAGTCCAGTAAAATAAATGGTAACGAAAAGGGTAAATAACTGATCAGAATATAGAAAGAAAGCTTGTTGAACGTCACTTTTTTTGTGGCGTTCAAATTCGTTAGGGGTGAAGAAAATGCTACAGTTTATGCTGGGTAGGTCTGGAAGTGGTAAAACAGCAGCATGTTTAAATGCTATTCGCCAAGAATTAGCGCGTGAGCCACTGGGTAACCCAATTATTTATATTGTTCCAGAGCAAATGACTTTCCAGTCTGAGTACGAGCTTATTCAAACGCCAGGCTTGGGCGGAATGATGAGAGCTCAAGTCTATAGTTTTACGCGTTTGGCTTGGCGAGTTCTCCAAGAAGCAGGCGGCATTAGTCGTTATCATATTGATCAAACAGGCATGCATATGATGCTTAGAAAAATTATAGAACAACAAAAAGAAGAGCTCATCTTATTTGCAGCAGCATCTGAAAAAGAAGGGTTTATCACAAAGCTAGAAAAGATGTTAAAAGAGTTTAAGCAGTATGGATTAGAGCCTGAATCGTTAGTGACTCTGCAGAAAGAACTTAAAGACAGTAACGAGCAAGTGCTAGCGGATAAGCTGCATGATTTAGGACTTATATATCAAGAGCTAGAAAAACAGCTATTAATGAAGTATGTAGATAGTGAAGATTATTTGAAACTATTAGCTGAAAAAATTCAGCTTTCTTCGTATTTAAAGAAAGCTGTTATTTACGTCGATGGATTTCATCATTTTACAAAGCAAGAACTCGATGTCTTAGTCGAACTTATGAAAGT from Bacillus sp. 1780r2a1 encodes the following:
- a CDS encoding enoyl-CoA hydratase-related protein, translated to MESIVYDKDKQVATIILNRPEAMNAFNYDMLCELEQVIEKARIDPDVRVVKFIGAGERAFSVGADLKERKTLTDQEVKRNIFKIGEVFSKIEQLPQPTLAIINGYAFGGGMELALACDFRFAGEDVGLGLTETSLGIIPGAGGTQRLPRIVGETKALELILTAERLLAHEAEKIGLVTKVSPLHELNDVVDCFISRILANAPIALQQAKFAIKEGMKVDLQTGLQIERKAYELTIPTEDRIEALTAFAEKRKPIFKGR
- a CDS encoding M48 family metallopeptidase, yielding MKKIVLGSFILFVIYAVLIWLYLFQWSDTSIPDALKGTSADPATFMNERELVLAQEYSQIKDFLFFLSVPYEWLSFVLVLVLGFSRKFSKWAKDITKMKPLQTAIYVFWLSLLLQVFTFPLDWISYKLSMAYNITTQPFTSWMKDVTTDFWVSLVMMWVIVFVLYTLITKSPNRWWFYAWLLSIPFTLFITFIQPVVIDPLYNDFYPLKDKQLEEKILRLADEASIPTDHVYEVNMSEKTNSMNAYVTGIGANSRIVLWDTTLNKLSDNEILFIMAHEMGHYVKKHIYVGIASALVLSLVGLWVTKRLADMIMRRWGTNIKVKSLQDVSSLPLILLLLSVLTFAVSPATNLLSRHHEVQSDTYALELTEDKEAAIKTFQELSRSGLSQVNPPFLVKVFRYSHPTILERIEFMEEHNKEE
- the aceA gene encoding isocitrate lyase, translating into MKVNDLRVKQLENSWKNDERWSGIERPYSAEKVIGLRGSIDIEHTLARRGANKFWNLLQTEDYIHALGALTGNQAVQQIKAGLKAIYLSGWQVAADANLSGHMYPDQSLYPANSVPHVVKRINQALQRADQIQHLEGEGEVDYFAPIIADAEAGFGGQLNVFELMKGMIESGASAVHFEDQLSSEKKCGHLGGKVLLPTQTAVKNLIAARLAADVMGVPTILIARTDADAADLITSDIDPVDKQFIRGERTAEGFYRTKAGLDQAIARGLAYAPYADLIWCETSEPNLAQAQQFADAIHEKFPGKMLAYNCSPSFNWKKKLDAKTIEKFQREIAKMGYKFQFVTLAGFHALNHSMFELARGYKDRGMAAYSELQEREFSSEINGYTATRHQREVGTGYFDEVAQVVSGGTSSTTALKGSTEEEQFTSK
- a CDS encoding IDEAL domain-containing protein encodes the protein MNNEKSYAEMMKSLARKRKIREADNVLDMYIDMLIDDALFKHKKTILETQINYALDERDRTAFYDLSLQYQSLLRTST
- a CDS encoding TVP38/TMEM64 family protein; protein product: MDFDKIKEYLTLEGVLELLEEYQSFGIIPGLLLPILEAFIPILPLFAFVMANAAAFGLWLGFLISWVGSCVGSIIVFLIFRRYGQARFLNFISRHAQIRKIMAWVERHGFGPLFLMLCFPFTPSAAINVVAGLSRVSMPQFVLAVLAGKMVMIFMMSFIGADFISFVQQPTKAIVVLIVIFVLWVVGKQIERRLNVRMNQ
- the fabG gene encoding 3-oxoacyl-ACP reductase FabG — its product is MRLKDKVAIITGAANGLGFEAARIFAKEGAKVALVDYDQALGEEKAQVLRNEGGDVTFFQVNVADRDNVDGMVEEVVETYSKIDILVNNAGITRDAMLTKLTMEDFQAVINVNLTGVFNCTQAVVPHMVAQGSGKIISTSSVSGVYGNVGQTNYAAAKAAVVGMTKTWAKELGRKGINVNAVAPGFIETNMVAAVPEKVINQMKSTIPLQRLGQPSDIGYAYLYLASDESNYVNGTVLHVDGGIMM